The Rhodoflexus caldus genome contains the following window.
CGGCAACTTACTCTTGCTGGGTTTAGGCGGCGGCTCGTTAATTGAAACGCTGCGCCTCCATTTTGGCTATCAAGGCCTGATTACGTGTGTGGAAATAGACCCTGTCGTCATCCAAATTGCCCGCGAAGAGTTTCATATTGAACGCTTCGCACCGCTGACCATTATTTGCGATGACGCAATAGCCTATGCAGCCTGCACAGAATCGCAATTATTTGACTGGATAATAGCAGATATTTTTATTGGCGATACAGTTCCCAAGGCATGTACGCAACCTGACTTTTTGCAACATCTCATCCGGCTTTTGGCAGATGGCGGCAAGTTGTTGTTTAATACGATGCAAACTACTTTTCCCGTGGCAGAGCTTATTGCCATGGAAGCGTATTTGCAGCAAAACAACTTAAAAACCCGTATCTTACGCCGTGTAGAGTACACAAACAATCTGCTGCTGGCAGAAAAAAACTAACAACCAAATTATGAAAACGACA
Protein-coding sequences here:
- a CDS encoding spermidine synthase, encoding MLFKKWVSYLLPWREKTYESPFSGRLEINWQQGRRVLDTADSNYSYGSLQQILQRGLQEANFQPTAGNLLLLGLGGGSLIETLRLHFGYQGLITCVEIDPVVIQIAREEFHIERFAPLTIICDDAIAYAACTESQLFDWIIADIFIGDTVPKACTQPDFLQHLIRLLADGGKLLFNTMQTTFPVAELIAMEAYLQQNNLKTRILRRVEYTNNLLLAEKN